A genomic stretch from Marinobacter fonticola includes:
- a CDS encoding ethanolamine ammonia-lyase subunit EutB, with protein sequence MKHRYSFTLGTQTWHFRDLAELMAKATPARSGDRLAGVIAESAEERVVAQMCLAEVPLKTFLTEALVPYEEDEVTRLILDGHDAAAFKTVSHLTVGDFRNWLLGDAASGEVLTRLRPGLTPEMVAAVSKIMRNQDLILVASKCRVQTAFRNTIGLPGHLSTRLQPNHPTDDVTGIAASLLDGLLYGNGDAVIGINPATDNVSQSVKLMTLMDEVIRKYEIPTQSCVLTHVTNTLEAIEQGAPVDLVFQSIGGTEATNSSFGFSLSTLREARDAALSLKRGTVGTNVMYFETGQGSALSANAHHGLDQQTCEARSYAVARAFDPLLVNTVVGFIGPEYLFDGKEIIRAGLEDHFCGKLLGVPMGCDICYTNHAEADQNDMDNLLTLLGVAGCTFIMGIPGSDDIMLNYQTTSFHDALYARRVLDLKPAPEFEAWLERMGIFDDVQRHEPSARLPGIFHPSLKGLIGEVRDA encoded by the coding sequence ATGAAGCACCGATATTCATTCACGCTGGGGACTCAGACGTGGCACTTCCGGGATCTCGCCGAACTCATGGCGAAGGCCACGCCTGCGCGTTCCGGGGACCGTCTGGCGGGCGTTATTGCCGAATCCGCCGAAGAGCGTGTGGTGGCTCAGATGTGCCTCGCCGAGGTTCCGCTCAAAACGTTCCTGACCGAAGCCCTGGTCCCTTACGAAGAGGATGAGGTAACCCGGCTGATTCTCGATGGTCACGACGCAGCCGCGTTCAAAACGGTGTCCCACCTTACGGTCGGCGATTTCCGCAACTGGCTGCTCGGCGATGCGGCGAGCGGTGAGGTGCTGACTCGCCTGCGCCCGGGCCTGACGCCGGAAATGGTAGCGGCGGTCAGCAAAATCATGCGCAACCAGGATCTCATTCTCGTCGCCAGCAAGTGCCGGGTTCAGACGGCCTTTCGCAATACCATCGGTCTGCCGGGGCACCTCTCCACCCGGCTGCAGCCCAACCACCCGACGGACGATGTCACCGGTATCGCGGCGAGTCTCCTCGATGGCTTGCTCTACGGGAACGGCGATGCGGTGATCGGCATCAACCCGGCGACCGACAACGTGTCTCAGTCAGTGAAGCTGATGACCCTGATGGACGAGGTAATCCGCAAGTACGAGATACCGACCCAGTCCTGTGTGCTGACCCATGTGACCAACACCCTGGAAGCGATCGAGCAGGGGGCGCCGGTCGATCTGGTGTTCCAGTCGATTGGCGGCACCGAGGCCACCAACAGCAGTTTTGGCTTCAGCTTGTCGACTTTGCGCGAGGCTCGCGACGCGGCGCTCTCCCTTAAGCGCGGCACCGTGGGCACTAACGTGATGTATTTCGAAACCGGCCAGGGCAGCGCGCTTTCCGCCAATGCCCACCACGGCCTCGACCAGCAGACCTGCGAGGCGCGGTCCTACGCCGTCGCCCGGGCGTTCGACCCCCTGCTGGTGAATACGGTGGTGGGCTTTATCGGCCCCGAGTACCTGTTCGATGGCAAGGAGATTATCCGTGCCGGACTGGAGGATCACTTCTGCGGCAAGCTGCTCGGCGTGCCTATGGGTTGCGACATCTGCTACACCAACCACGCCGAAGCCGACCAGAACGATATGGATAATCTGCTGACCCTGCTAGGCGTGGCCGGTTGCACCTTCATCATGGGTATCCCCGGGTCGGATGACATCATGCTCAATTACCAGACCACGTCGTTCCACGATGCGCTTTATGCCCGGCGTGTCCTGGATCTCAAGCCCGCGCCGGAATTCGAGGCCTGGCTTGAGCGTATGGGTATCTTCGACGACGTGCAGCGCCACGAACCCAGCGCCCGGCTGCCGGGCATCTTCCATCCCAGTCTGAAAGGCCTGATCGGAGAGGTGCGCGATGCCTGA